Proteins encoded by one window of Aliivibrio wodanis:
- the purD gene encoding phosphoribosylamine--glycine ligase has product MNVLIIGAGGREHALGWKAAQNPNVETVFIAPGNAGTALEPKLENVAIDVEDITALVAFAKEKEIELTIVGPEGPLVIGVVDAFREAGLPIFGPTKAAAQLEGSKAFTKDFLARHDIPTGYYANFTEIEPALAYVREQGAPIVVKADGLAAGKGVIVAMTLEEAEDAIKDMLAGNAFGDAGSRVVIEEFLEGEEASFIVMVDGASVLPMATSQDHKRVGDKDTGPNTGGMGAYSPAPVVTPEIHNRILEEVIYPTVRGMDAEGAPYTGFLYAGLMIDADGTPKVIEYNCRFGDPETQPIMMRMESDLVELCLMAIDEKLDEAESKWDPRASIGVVLAAGGYPSDYAKGDIISLPATEVEGQKVFHAGTKNNDAGDVVTNGGRVLCATALGNTVLEAQERAYELTKQVSWNGMFHRNDIGYRAIARELESK; this is encoded by the coding sequence ATGAACGTATTGATCATCGGTGCCGGCGGTCGTGAGCACGCGCTTGGCTGGAAAGCAGCACAAAACCCAAACGTTGAAACGGTATTTATCGCTCCAGGTAATGCAGGTACAGCGCTTGAGCCAAAATTAGAAAACGTGGCGATTGATGTTGAAGACATTACTGCTCTTGTTGCGTTTGCTAAAGAAAAAGAAATTGAACTGACTATCGTTGGCCCTGAAGGTCCATTAGTGATTGGTGTAGTTGATGCATTCCGTGAAGCAGGATTACCTATCTTTGGCCCTACGAAAGCGGCAGCACAACTAGAAGGTTCTAAAGCGTTTACTAAAGACTTCTTGGCTCGCCATGATATTCCAACAGGCTACTACGCTAACTTCACTGAAATTGAGCCAGCATTAGCTTATGTTCGTGAACAAGGTGCACCGATTGTCGTTAAAGCCGACGGCCTTGCTGCTGGTAAAGGCGTTATTGTTGCAATGACGCTTGAAGAAGCAGAAGACGCAATTAAAGATATGCTTGCTGGTAATGCCTTTGGTGACGCCGGCAGTCGTGTCGTTATTGAAGAGTTTCTGGAAGGCGAAGAAGCAAGCTTTATCGTTATGGTTGATGGCGCGAGTGTTCTACCAATGGCGACTAGCCAAGATCACAAACGTGTAGGCGATAAAGACACTGGCCCTAACACAGGTGGAATGGGCGCGTACTCTCCTGCTCCTGTTGTTACTCCTGAAATCCATAATCGTATTCTAGAAGAAGTTATCTATCCTACGGTTCGTGGAATGGATGCTGAAGGTGCGCCTTACACTGGATTTTTATATGCTGGTTTGATGATTGATGCTGATGGCACACCAAAAGTCATCGAATATAACTGTCGCTTTGGTGATCCAGAAACACAGCCTATCATGATGCGTATGGAATCAGATCTTGTTGAGCTATGCCTAATGGCGATCGATGAGAAACTGGATGAAGCAGAATCTAAATGGGATCCACGTGCGTCTATCGGTGTTGTTCTTGCTGCTGGTGGTTACCCTTCAGATTACGCAAAAGGAGATATCATCTCTCTTCCTGCGACTGAAGTTGAAGGCCAGAAAGTATTTCATGCCGGCACAAAAAACAACGACGCTGGTGATGTAGTTACAAATGGCGGACGTGTGTTATGTGCAACTGCATTAGGTAATACCGTCTTAGAAGCTCAGGAACGTGCATATGAGCTTACAAAGCAAGTTAGTTGGAATGGAATGTTCCACCGCAATGACATTGGTTACCGTGCCATTGCTCGTGAATTAGAAAGTAAATAA
- a CDS encoding putative lipoprotein gives MKRILSTLLLSTFLFGCSSSPQDEQRIKSTILTSGQIQGDATSYYWYTRRLQQSISASDYVTIGDYGWYKTTYRWEKNILVEAVREGEMLDKTNELTPYFMHVRYNGNGEAVYQRYRKDGRIFPLMPNQLAQFQDQSQYLITKVENSNKEGISLYQGEWDGETFYSCNGEEYSEVEFNQILPDFVVARLSGLDSFISFLGEEKNRNKKVLKMSELLLLTDDSYKCVERPNLIED, from the coding sequence ATGAAGCGAATCCTCTCTACATTACTTCTCTCTACTTTTCTTTTTGGTTGCTCTTCTAGCCCACAAGATGAACAGCGCATTAAATCGACCATCTTAACTAGTGGTCAAATTCAAGGGGATGCAACTAGCTACTATTGGTATACCCGTCGATTACAACAATCAATTAGTGCATCTGACTATGTGACTATCGGTGATTATGGTTGGTATAAAACCACGTATCGCTGGGAAAAAAACATCTTGGTAGAAGCGGTTCGTGAAGGCGAAATGCTAGATAAGACGAATGAACTTACTCCTTATTTTATGCATGTTCGTTACAATGGTAATGGCGAGGCTGTTTATCAACGTTATCGTAAAGATGGCCGTATCTTTCCTTTAATGCCAAACCAATTAGCTCAATTCCAAGACCAATCTCAGTATTTAATTACTAAAGTGGAAAACTCAAATAAAGAGGGCATTTCCTTATATCAAGGTGAGTGGGATGGTGAAACGTTTTATTCATGCAATGGTGAGGAATATAGTGAAGTAGAGTTTAATCAAATATTGCCTGATTTTGTCGTTGCTAGGTTGTCGGGTTTAGACAGTTTTATTTCGTTTTTAGGTGAAGAAAAAAACAGGAATAAAAAGGTGCTGAAGATGTCTGAATTATTGTTATTAACCGATGACAGTTATAAGTGTGTAGAGCGCCCAAATCTTATTGAAGATTAA
- the hupA gene encoding DNA-binding protein HU-alpha codes for MNKTQLIDAIAEKADLSKAQAKAALEATLEGVTGALKDGDQVQLIGFGTFKVNHRAARTGRNPKTGDEIQIKAANVPAFVAGKALKESVN; via the coding sequence ATGAATAAAACCCAGTTAATTGATGCTATTGCTGAAAAAGCAGATCTATCAAAAGCACAAGCAAAAGCAGCTCTTGAAGCGACTCTAGAAGGCGTAACTGGCGCACTGAAAGATGGTGATCAGGTTCAACTTATTGGCTTTGGTACGTTTAAGGTTAATCACCGTGCAGCACGCACTGGTCGCAACCCTAAGACTGGTGATGAGATTCAAATTAAAGCAGCTAATGTTCCTGCATTTGTTGCTGGTAAAGCACTGAAAGAATCAGTGAACTAA
- a CDS encoding membrane protein produces MFILSIYIAISISVSFICSVLEAILLSISPSYLAQMRQENHPSAERLTKLKNNVDRPLASILTLNTIAHTAGAAASGAQASIVFGSEWLGVFSAFLTFAILLFSEIVPKTIGATYWRQLAPMAARMLYWMVLLLTPVVWASEQLTKRLARGHQAPKLRDEIAAMATLAKENGEFAEGESKILTNILNIKDIPVTQIMTPRTVLFRVNAEMTVEDFLKEHMDTPFSRPLVYSEDSDNIIGFTHRLELFSAMHEGQGKRPLGSVMRPIQVVISTSTLPKAFEHLMKHRAQLALVIDEYGTVQGLLTLEDIFEYMVGEEIIDEADKTTDMQQLAQQRWTNWKTKHGVIDNTDKEEH; encoded by the coding sequence ATGTTTATTTTATCCATCTATATTGCCATTTCTATTAGTGTATCTTTCATTTGTTCTGTGCTTGAAGCTATTTTACTTAGTATTAGTCCAAGCTACTTAGCCCAAATGCGCCAGGAGAATCACCCTTCAGCGGAAAGATTAACGAAACTTAAAAATAATGTAGATCGCCCTTTGGCATCTATTTTAACGCTAAATACTATCGCCCATACTGCTGGTGCTGCTGCATCTGGTGCTCAGGCCTCTATTGTTTTTGGTAGTGAATGGTTAGGCGTATTCTCAGCGTTTTTAACATTCGCTATCCTATTATTCTCAGAGATCGTACCTAAAACGATTGGGGCAACTTACTGGCGTCAATTGGCTCCAATGGCAGCAAGAATGCTTTATTGGATGGTTCTATTGCTTACACCTGTTGTCTGGGCCTCTGAACAACTGACTAAACGTTTAGCTCGTGGTCATCAAGCACCAAAGTTAAGAGATGAAATTGCAGCAATGGCAACCCTTGCAAAAGAAAATGGCGAGTTTGCAGAAGGCGAATCAAAAATATTAACTAATATTTTAAATATTAAAGATATTCCCGTGACGCAGATAATGACACCAAGAACCGTATTATTTCGCGTAAATGCAGAAATGACAGTTGAAGACTTCCTAAAAGAACACATGGATACGCCATTCTCTCGTCCTTTAGTGTACAGCGAAGACAGTGACAATATTATTGGCTTTACTCACCGCTTGGAATTGTTCTCTGCAATGCATGAAGGACAAGGGAAGCGCCCTCTAGGCTCTGTTATGCGCCCAATTCAAGTTGTCATCAGCACATCAACCTTACCAAAAGCATTTGAGCACTTAATGAAGCACAGAGCACAGCTTGCTCTAGTCATTGATGAATATGGCACGGTTCAGGGTTTATTAACTCTAGAAGATATCTTTGAATACATGGTTGGCGAAGAGATTATTGATGAAGCTGACAAAACAACAGATATGCAGCAACTTGCTCAACAACGTTGGACAAATTGGAAAACTAAACACGGTGTTATTGATAATACAGATAAAGAAGAACACTAA
- a CDS encoding D-isomer specific 2-hydroxyacid dehydrogenase, NAD binding domain, with product MNKLLIISKEKEKYLSLFKQSDLPDLEICHDLRKADIVLADPPLILDLLNQFESVDWVQSTFTGIDALTHPDLRQDYDLTNVKGIFGQQISEYVLGYCIQYFRHFSLYEQQQQKKQWQPHSYSSLTDKVMVILGTGSIGCALAKTAKALGFTAYGINRLGIPPKDSPFEKVFHITEMSSAFKQADVIVSTLPKTEQTVGLLNIDTLNDCNGALLFNVGRGDVIDNYGLLHALESQSLSHAFLDVFINEPLSQECSYWHHPNITVTPHIAAISFPEQVFEQFSENYLRWRDGFSLLNLVDFDKGY from the coding sequence ATGAATAAATTACTTATCATTTCAAAAGAAAAAGAGAAATACCTCTCACTTTTCAAGCAATCGGATCTTCCTGATCTCGAAATTTGTCATGATCTTAGAAAGGCTGACATTGTTCTTGCCGATCCACCACTCATTCTGGACTTACTTAACCAATTTGAATCTGTCGACTGGGTTCAATCTACCTTTACGGGCATTGACGCTTTAACACACCCAGACTTACGACAAGACTACGATCTGACCAATGTAAAAGGGATCTTTGGTCAACAGATCTCTGAGTATGTCTTGGGTTATTGCATTCAATATTTTCGTCACTTTTCATTGTATGAGCAGCAACAACAGAAAAAACAATGGCAACCTCATAGCTACTCATCACTCACCGATAAAGTCATGGTCATTCTAGGTACGGGATCGATTGGTTGCGCTCTTGCAAAAACAGCGAAAGCATTAGGCTTTACTGCTTATGGTATTAATCGTTTAGGCATTCCACCCAAAGATTCTCCCTTTGAAAAAGTATTTCACATTACTGAAATGAGCAGCGCTTTTAAGCAAGCAGACGTGATTGTCAGTACGTTACCTAAAACAGAACAAACCGTTGGCTTACTTAATATTGATACGTTAAACGATTGTAATGGCGCATTACTATTTAACGTTGGACGTGGTGATGTCATCGATAACTATGGCTTATTGCATGCCCTAGAGTCGCAATCTCTCTCCCATGCTTTTCTCGATGTTTTTATTAACGAGCCCTTATCTCAAGAATGTTCCTATTGGCACCATCCTAACATCACAGTGACTCCACATATTGCTGCCATCAGTTTTCCTGAGCAGGTTTTCGAGCAATTTTCTGAGAACTACTTACGTTGGCGTGATGGGTTTTCATTATTGAACTTGGTGGATTTTGATAAGGGTTATTAA
- the hemE gene encoding uroporphyrinogen decarboxylase: MTELKNDRYLRALLKQPVDYTPVWMMRQAGRYLPEYKATRAEAGDFMSLCKNAELASEVTLQPLRRFPLDAAILFSDILTIPDAMGLGLYFETGEGPKFERPITCKADVTKIGLPDPEGELQYVMNAVRQIRKDLKGEVPLIGFSGSPWTLATYMVEGGSSKAFTKIKKMMYAEPATLHLLLDKLADTVIEYLNAQIKAGAQSVMVFDTWGGVLTPRDYNEFSLQYMHKIVDGLIRENEGRRVPVTLFTKNGGMWLESIAATGCDAVGLDWTINIADAKARIGDKVALQGNMDPSILYAQPERIRQEVGTILEGFGNEGTGHVFNLGHGIHLDVPPENAGVFVEAVHDLSKPYHK, translated from the coding sequence TATTAAAACAACCAGTAGATTACACACCAGTTTGGATGATGCGCCAAGCAGGTCGATACCTTCCAGAGTACAAGGCGACACGAGCAGAAGCTGGTGATTTCATGTCTCTGTGCAAAAATGCAGAGCTTGCTTCAGAAGTGACTCTTCAGCCTTTGCGTCGTTTTCCTCTAGATGCAGCGATTCTATTTTCAGATATTCTGACTATCCCTGATGCGATGGGTTTAGGTCTGTACTTTGAAACAGGCGAAGGCCCTAAGTTTGAACGCCCAATTACTTGTAAAGCTGACGTAACTAAAATCGGCCTTCCAGATCCTGAAGGTGAACTGCAATACGTAATGAATGCAGTGCGTCAGATCCGTAAAGATCTAAAAGGCGAAGTGCCACTGATTGGTTTTTCTGGTAGTCCTTGGACACTAGCGACATACATGGTTGAAGGTGGAAGCTCAAAAGCATTCACTAAGATCAAAAAGATGATGTATGCAGAGCCAGCAACATTGCACCTATTGCTAGATAAATTAGCTGATACAGTTATTGAATACCTAAACGCGCAAATTAAAGCGGGTGCACAATCAGTGATGGTATTTGATACATGGGGTGGTGTATTAACGCCTCGTGATTACAACGAATTCTCTTTGCAGTACATGCATAAGATCGTTGATGGCTTAATTCGTGAAAATGAAGGTCGTCGTGTACCCGTAACGCTATTTACCAAGAATGGTGGTATGTGGTTGGAGTCAATTGCAGCAACAGGCTGTGATGCCGTAGGCCTTGATTGGACAATCAATATTGCAGATGCAAAAGCTCGCATTGGTGATAAAGTGGCTCTACAAGGTAATATGGACCCATCAATCCTTTACGCACAACCTGAACGTATTCGCCAAGAAGTGGGTACTATTCTTGAAGGTTTTGGTAACGAAGGTACAGGCCACGTATTTAACTTAGGTCACGGTATTCACTTAGATGTTCCGCCAGAAAATGCAGGTGTATTTGTGGAAGCGGTTCATGATTTATCTAAGCCTTACCATAAATAA